The following DNA comes from Anopheles coustani chromosome 2, idAnoCousDA_361_x.2, whole genome shotgun sequence.
CCAAGTGCCATTTTATTGCCTCTTTCATGGTTAGGTTGCGCGAGGTTGCTACATCTACTTCCTGGCCAAAATCTCCGAGCTGCTGGACACGGTGTTCTTCACCCTGCGGAAGAAGGACAACCAGATCACGTTCCTGCACCTGTACCACCACACGGTGATGCCCATGATCTCGTGGGGCGCCACCAAGTACTATCCTGGAGGACATGGAACATTCATCGGTTAGTTCCGGAAACGGGGTATAGCTTTCTCGAGTTCTAACGATCTTGTTTTTGTATCAGGTGTGATCAACTCGTTCGTGCACATCATTATGTACACCTACTACATGATGGCCGCCATGGGTCCTCAGTACCAGAAGTATCTCTGGTGGAAGAAGTACATCACCAACATCCAGATGGTAAGGATCGCTATATCTGGAGTGATCTCCACCATGCTTTCACGTTATCTattcctttttccctccctctctctttgcAACAGATCCAGTTCGGTATGGCTTTCGGCCACTCCGCTCAGCTGCTCTGGACCGACTGTGGTTACCCGCGCTGGTCGGTGTTCTTCACCCTCCCGAACGCGATCTTCTTCTACATGCTGTTCAACGACTTCTACAAGAAATCGTACGGCAACAAAAAggctgccgctgccgccgccgctgctaaACAGCTACAACAGTCCTCCGAAACCTCCGAaaccaaaactgccgaaaacaACAACTCGCCAAAAATTGCCAGCAAAGAACTGTGAAGCACTCACCGCAAAACACCGAAGACGACGGCGGTCCGCGAACGCCTGAGCGCGATGTGCGGAGATCAACCAGTCTTCCACGCCGCCGCTGGATATCCAATACTACTAGCCAAGCCCATGCCAAGTCCGCGATGGCCGCGGAGTGATGGGCATACCTCCGACTCTTAGCCTACTGTTTCTACTGCAagctgcgttttttttttgcgcagtCCACCAATTCACCAGACTGCAGGACGTGTAAGGGTGtaggggtttttccttttcgtgcaAACGCCCGAAGTTTCGTTCAATAATCCGTGTGTGTACAAATGTAGCAGAGTGGGGCTATGAAGataacaaatcaacatataAAGAAAAAGCAATCACAATCAATCTgactaaaaaacaaaaccacgtaAAACCACACTAGAAACAGGTACACAAAATGGGGGGACTGAGTCCGGCGAGTGATCGATTCCGAATCGTACGCGTTAGGTAGCGATCTAGTGTAGTCTTAGCCGTAAGTTATGTCGTtttataaagaaaaaataaattaatgataCTACCGAACAACGTGGCGTCAACTCTTCGCagtggttttctttcttcgggTTTGTGTTACGTCCAGTGagataccttttttttttttttggtgcagTCCAACTTTTACTTTCAGCTGCGCCGGCGCCATAGAAAGAAAATGGACCACGAAAAATGGACCCAACCGTCCCTAATGGCTGCAGTCCAAGGTCGAGCCGACCCCGAAAACCCGGTCAGCGTCTCGATCGATTACGTGATTGTTTTCTCGTGGCGTTTATCTAAGGCGATGTTTGTCTGGTTTCATTTCGTCTCTAATTCGAGTCCGTTTCCCGTTTCTTAAATACTATCCCACGTTACTTTCGTTGGTCAGCGTCCTGGCCGTTTGCCTGTCAGCCTAACTAACCCCGAAGGTGTCGGTACATTTGTGAGCGACATTTCGTACCCTTATCGGTCCGTGACGCATCGGATTCGGATTGGTTTGCATAATTAAAACAATCGCGGCACGAGGCGGGTGTACGGGAGTGTTGGCAGAGATGACATCCGAGACGAACCAACACCGCTACAGCGACTTGTCGTCGCCTAAATTCCAAACGAGTTTTGCTTTTAAGATGCAGGTTAAGGAAACGGTCCTCCTATTCGTTCGATACCAAGCTGGACGGCGCGGTATTTGAATTCGTTGGCGGAATGATTCCAAACCGACGGCGTCATAATTTGTGGAAAACAGGTTTTTTGATAGTCTATGGTTTGGAACTGATCCACACAAAAGACACCACTATCCATCGACAACAATGAAATGAAGCGTTTGAAGTGGATAAACGAGACGATGTTCATGTTTTTGGAAGATAATTCTTATTTTATGGCaataatttaaaccaaatcGAAGGACAGTTATggatgttatttatttaaataaataaaataaatatatttaaaaaaaaaccgaaattcCTACCTCAAACCATTTTGGTAGGAAAACATTCTTTCTTTCCGGTGCACCACCGAGTTTACTCCTTCTTGAGCGCCTTCGGTCGGTTCTGGTACGCCTTGCGATAGAAGTTAATGAACAGAAACAGGAAGATGGTAATGTTGCTGACGAAGAAGTACGTCAGCGCCCGCGGCACGTGGCACTGCATGCTGTTGATGAGCACGAAGTAGCACAGCATAATGCCGAactgcagcagctgcagcgtGGTCATGTACTTCTTCCACCAGAGGTACTTCTGGTAGCGGGGTCCGAGGGCCGCTATCAGGTAGTAGCTGTACATAATGATGTGCACGAACGAGTTCAGCACGCCAATGAACGCCGCCTGCATACCTGTAAGAGAAATGAGACGAAGGATTGAAGGAACGAGTCGAGTGGCGTGGAGTTGTTGAGTGAACGAGTTTCGTCCTGGCGCCCTGCCTTCTTACCGGGGATGTACTTGAGATAGAACCAGGTAAATAGCACCATTATCGTGTGATGGTAGACGTGCAGGAACGACACCTGGTTCTGCTTCTTGCGGAGCACGAAGAACACCGTGTCAAGCAGCTCGACGATTTTCAGCATCAAGTACATCCAAGCACCATTCCATACCTGAGAACAGTTAGAGAACCGTTTTACAAACATTTCACTAGCttggaggagaaaaagaatTATAACCCTTAAGCTACTGTTTTCTTGTTAAATGCCATCTTTCCCTGTGTGTGATTCCACTCGCATTAACGTCTTACTTCAACCCGACAAAGCCACCAGATGGGAATTAATCAATCATATTCGTTGCGAACGTAAGAGCAATGGTTATTGCCCAAGCGCAAATGGGTTAATCAAATCGAAACACTGACCCATTCGATACACTGAAAAGAGCTGCCGACTCATGGTAGCGCCCGTAAAACACggggcaaaacaaaagcaaagcaTGGTGTAATCATGGATTAATAAAAGGAGGGGAAAAAACTACCTCCAGCCGATCGCAATTGATCTTCGAGGGAGGTTTTCCCGGAGCGCGGAAAGGATCCTCACGGAAGGGGTAAGAATTTCAACGTGAGTTGGCGAGTTTTTGCAGTCTCACAGGTCTCGGATTTATGGCAGGTGGAATGGACCACTTGGAGGGTGAAACCTCGTAAGACCCGACCGGAAATTCCAAAACTTGATTCGTTTTTGCCACCGCAAGCAAGTATCGCACCACCGTTCGGGGTGCGAAGGTTTCTGTTCTGACGATGTTGCGAAAGCATTAAAATGGACCAGCGGAGGTAAAAACAGAACCGTCATTagcaaaagaacgaaaaacgaacagCAAGAGAACGCGCCTCATACGCAAAACAACCTTCGGCGAGACGGCGTTCTAGACGCAGGACGGAACGAAATTAATCACGGTAATGAGTTTAACCTCCCGGTTTGCTGACGAAAATACCTCGTACGCTCATCTCCATTTCCCGAAAGAACACCATCCACCGTGGCCTTATGGTTTCCTGCTTCTTGCATCTCGAGAACGAAACTGCCACGCCAAAAAACACACGTGGCAGGGGTCTCTCGGAGTCGGTAGAGGTGTTGGAATTAATTGCTAATTATTCGCTCACCGTCAGCTGTAGCTCTTTGCTGACGCCCGTCATCGAACCCTCGCAGGTCGCGGACAAGTACTTGGTGAAGATCCCGGTGAAGAAGGGCTGTAGGCAGAACCAGGTGGACACGACGACCTGGAGCGCATTGTAGACGATCAGCGTGTGCTTCAGCTCGAACGGCTTCCGACGTTCCATCCAGCGGGGTCCGATCCATAGGACGAACAGCAGGTAGAGGCCCGTTATCGAGAGGATCGGCGTTGGCGTCTGCATCAGTGTCCAACTGTCGATGAGGGGATCTATAGGGGGCACAGAATTGATACACCGATATGAGACACATACTAAACGTCAAATTCACACTGATCAGTCCGAAGATCTCAAGGACCAATTTAGGAATCGAACTCTTGAGACACTGCAAGCTCTCAGTACCTGCGCCTTCGGAGAAGTTCTTGTACTGCACCGAAATCCTTTCCACGTAACTACTCATCGTggcgtttgtgttttgtgtttacaCCTGTTTTCACTGAAACTCTTTGCACTTCGCACGATCCTTGATAAGATCAGCTTTAGGTCACACTCGACGCACCAACCCGGAACAACGACGCTTGGCTGGAACCGCTCGCGATCGCGCACCGTCACGGACTGATCCCGGCCGCTCGACACTTGCGCCGGCGTAAGGGCGAATTCCGGTGAAATTCCGGCaagaaaagtgaaactttCCTTCCCTCCACCTCGAACCACATGCGATGAAAGCGAGAACGAAGAAGTGTCCTCCTCGCAAAACCCATGCAAAAGACCACAAGGGCTCTTTTGTCCGCCACGGCCAAGGTAAGCACGGGTAGGGATTTAAACGATTTTACGACGGCGCGAAAAAGCCGACGATCGGGGCCTGTGTGGTCAGGAAAGTGATTACTTGCCCtttttctcgctctctctctcccttttgcGCTCTCATCCCGACACTCCGTCGTCGCGATTGCATGCAGTTTGCAGTGCGTTGCATCGATCGGATCGCATTTATTTGTTCCTGTTGCTGTCAACCTGCTTCCTCTTCGGCGTCCGCGTACATTAACCCTCCTTAGCCCTTAAGGGGTCGCGCCGCTTGCCGTCCGGCGCGCGTACGTACCCCGGCGAAGAAAGTCCCCAAAAGAAGCGGCCACAAACCGGGGAAAGTTCATTACTTAAGATTTGCACCTCCCGTGGGCCGAAGgagtgagaaagaaaaaggaggaggagaggaaaaaacaaatcgaggCAATGAAGAATTTACCGCATTGTTGTGCGAGCTGATTGACTTACTACGGACTCCTTCGGGGCGGACACTCATCGCGTCTGCGGCGTGCTGGTcagtttgaatttatttcttcACCCTTGTCGTGGCCTGTCAATGGGTTCGCATCTATTCATGAGTTTGGCGTCACACTAATGGCGACAGTTGTATGCACTTTCTGAAAACAATTACTCATCAACATCGGCGGAGGAGCTGATTGATGCTAAGCTTTCTCCATTAGGGTTAAAATGAGTCGATCTTTgctgggtggaaaaatgcAGCTAGTGATTTTAAAAATACTCAAGGTCGAATGCAGTTATAATAGAACGATTGTAACCTCATAATGATGTTCAATTAGTTGATAGAATCATTCGGAGAAATCCTAACATTTGGTTAATTCAAATATTGAATGTTGtaacacaaaacataaaaaattcgcataatttaaattaattttgatttcaaGAGGTTTACGATCACGATCTTTGCGAGTTGCTCGTCATTCGCATAAAATTGTACACGATGAAGTTGTATGCAAGCGCTCAACATATTTGCCCCTAAATGTAGGCACATCTGATGCTACACTCCGGATGCACAAATGCAACAACATGTAGAGATCGGAAAAACGAACGGAAACTTTTGCCCACATATTCCATCGAATTACGTAATTTTTGCAAGTGTTTTCCAACCCTACATCGACATTGAAATTGCACTGCAATGACCCAAAGAGCCGCTGTGATGGTGTGCTTACCAGTGTGTTTCGCCACGTACGACCTGCAAATTGGATAGTGGAAGTGTGTAAGTGGAAAAGAGATCAGTAAAATCACCGACGCAACTGGTGCAAGACGATGTAATGGTGCAAAGCTGTCCTTCTCTTTACATCGAACGCACTGAACTGTAAAAAATGGATACACGCTGGTATGGGAAAATTGCAATAACTACCCTCGACGTCACCGATCGACCTGCGGACAAATGGTAGATTTTTCCAATTCCACTCGTTTTTGTAACGAAGGGCGTGAAAAACCAACGCTTGAGGCCATTTCGTGCTTGTCCGCTTGATAGACAGCGGATCGATGTTGACGAGGAGCACATTCACGAGCGCTTCCCAAGCATCCGGATAGGGCTGGACAATGGTAGCAATTGATGTAAATAACCACTTGATGGCGATTAGCAGTCGATGACCGAAATTTGCACAAAAAAGAATAGCTCACCCGAAATTTGCATACTTCGCCCAGCTCGCTGCAAAGGTGAGCAGGAAGTGAACGTCGAACGGCAGCACCGTTAAGGTCAACGATTGAATGGTCATACGAACTGAAGCGCCCCAAATTCGGTACAATTCCGTGAAAAAGCAGCGACGAAGGAATTCTTCCGGTGTACGATAGAGATGCTTGCACTTTCCGCCGGACGCTCGGAGCGCCGACGTTGGCGATGGGGCGGAAAAGGTGGCGAAACAATTGAAAGCAAAATGTTGTCGACATGAAATGGAGATTACAAATGGACGCACCAGGAGCATCGTCACACGCGCCCAATGCCAGACGTTCGAGCATGGCGCTTGTAATGGTGCCAATTTTCAGCAACCGTTAGCGTTAGCCCTGGCCCCGGCACGAGAGCTGGTAATCGTTCACAAGGATCAATTTGTGGGCATCCTGGTGCCCGAGGGCCGGTCGTCGGACGCCAGCACAGGACACACACCGAACATGACCATGTTACAACTCACAATCCGCCTCTAAACGATGGGGTGAAATTCTGGGGTCTGGTCTGTCGGAAGCGGAAAACCCCCTTAACACAACCCAACGCCTCGggagcgatgatgatgataagcgCAAGCGGTCCAGGTACCGAGGGGAGCCCGTGGTGACGTCGGGTTTAGTGTACACCATAATCC
Coding sequences within:
- the LOC131266138 gene encoding elongation of very long chain fatty acids protein AAEL008004 is translated as MSSSNVTSSSNFWDFVFTELADPRTNHWPLISSPVPGLTIIACYLYFVLNFGPKYMANRKPFQMQKTLVVYNFIQVLVSIYLFAEGLDGAWLRHYSWRCQPVDFNDNPAAMRVARGCYIYFLAKISELLDTVFFTLRKKDNQITFLHLYHHTVMPMISWGATKYYPGGHGTFIGVINSFVHIIMYTYYMMAAMGPQYQKYLWWKKYITNIQMIQFGMAFGHSAQLLWTDCGYPRWSVFFTLPNAIFFYMLFNDFYKKSYGNKKAAAAAAAAKQLQQSSETSETKTAENNNSPKIASKEL
- the LOC131266140 gene encoding elongation of very long chain fatty acids protein 4, with protein sequence MSSYVERISVQYKNFSEGADPLIDSWTLMQTPTPILSITGLYLLFVLWIGPRWMERRKPFELKHTLIVYNALQVVVSTWFCLQPFFTGIFTKYLSATCEGSMTGVSKELQLTVWNGAWMYLMLKIVELLDTVFFVLRKKQNQVSFLHVYHHTIMVLFTWFYLKYIPGMQAAFIGVLNSFVHIIMYSYYLIAALGPRYQKYLWWKKYMTTLQLLQFGIMLCYFVLINSMQCHVPRALTYFFVSNITIFLFLFINFYRKAYQNRPKALKKE